The window GCCGGGATCATGGCGGTGCGCCATCTGGAGCAGGAACTGGGCCGCGAAGTGCCGATCATGCTGTCGATGACGCTGACCGACCTTTCGGGCCGCAACCTCTCGGGCCACACGGTCGAGGCGTTCTGGCACGCCGTGCGCCATGCCCGCCCGCTGACGATCGGACTAAACTGCTCGTTCGGCGCCACCCAGCTGCGCCCGCATGTGAAGACGCTGTCCGAAATCGCCGACTGCGCGATCATGATCTACCCCAACGCCGGGCTCCCCAACGAACTGGGCGCCTATGATGAGATGCCCGAGACGACGGCAGGCTTCGTCGGCGAATGGGCGGTCGCAGGCCAGGTCAACGTGCTGGGCGGCTGCTGCGGCTCGACGCCTGCGCACATCGGCGCGATCGCGCAGAAGGTGGCGGGGCTTCCCTCGCGCCAGCTGCCGCGCCTTGAACCGGTGACGCGTCTGGCGGGGCTCGAACCCTTCATCATGCCCGCCTGATCGAGCCTTTCGCGATGTTCGATATCAACGGCTGGCAGGTGCGAGAGGCTGGTGAAGAGGATCTGGAAGCGGTCGCGCTGGTGGGCAGCGCGGCCATTCTGGAGACTTACGCCGGGCTGCTCCAGCGCGCCGACATGCTGGCGTTCTGCCGCGACGGGCACAGCGCGGCGGCCTATCGCGGCTATCTGGCCAAGGGCGGTCGCATCTGGCTGGGCGAGGATACCGAGACCGGGTGCCCGCTCGGCTATGCGCTGCTCTGCCCGCCCGAAATCGACCATGCGCAGGACGGCGACATCGAGCTCAAGCGCATCTACACGCTCACGCGCATGCAGGGCTCCGGCCTTGGCAAGGCGCTGATGGCTGCCGCGCTCGCAGGCGCGCAAGGCCATCGCCGCCTGCTGCTGGGCGTGAACGCGAAGAACGTCCGGGCGCTGGCATTCTATGCCCGTCAGGGCTTCGAAACGATCGGCTCGCGCCGTTTCCTTGTGGGCAGCGTCGAACATGACGACTATGTGCTCGCCTGCGACCTCACTGCCCGCGACCTTCTGACTGCTCCCACAGTCTGAACCTTCTTATTCTGGACCGACCATGACCACTCCTTCCTCTTCCGGCGCCCGTTTCGTCAATATCGGCGAGCGCACCAACGTCACCGGCTCGGCCAAGTTCAAGAAGCTGGTCATGGCAGGCGACTATCCCGCCGCCATCGAGGTCGCCCGCCAGCAGGTCGAGAACGGCGCGCAGGTGATCGACGTCAACATGGACGAAGGCCTGCTCGACGCCGTTGTGGCGATGACCACCTACCTCAAGCTGCTCGCCGCCGAGCCCGACATCGCGCGGGTGCCGGTGATGGTCGACAGCTCGAAGTGGGAGGTCATCGAGGCGGGCCTCAAGTGCGTGTCGGGCAAGCCGATCGTCAACTCGATCTCGATGAAGGAAGGCGAGGAAGCCTTCCTGCACCATGCGCGCCTTTGCATGGACTACGGCGCCGCCGTGGTCGTCATGGCCTTCGACGAGACCGGGCAGGCCGACACCAAGGAGCGCAAGATCGAGATCTGCGAGCGCGCCTACAAGCTGCTCGTCGGCATCGGCTTCCCGCCCGAGGACATCATCTTCGATCCCAACGTCTTCGCGGTCGCCACCGGCATCGAGGAGCATGACCGCTACGGGCTGGACTTCATCGAGGCCGTGGTGGAGATCAAGGCGCGTTGCCCGCACGTCCACTTCTCGGGCGGGCTTTCCAACCTCTCGTTCAGCTTCCGCGGCAACGAGACGGTGCGCCGGGCGATGCACTCGGTGTTCCTGTACCACGCGATCCCTGCCGGGCTCGACATGTCGATCGTCAACGCGGGCCAGCTCGACGTCTACGACCAGATCGACCCGGCCCTGCGCGAGGCGTGCGAAGACGTCATCATGATGCGCCGCCCCGGCGTGGGCGAGGACGGCAAGACCTCCACCGAGCGCCTGATCGAGCTGGCCGAAAGCTACAAGGGCAAGGATACCGTCGCCGAGAAGGCCGCCGAGGAATGGCGCGGCTGGGACGTGACCAAGCGCATCGAGCACGCGCTGGTCAAGGGCATCGACGCCTATGTGGTCGAGGATACCGAGGAGGCCCGCGCCGCCATCGCTGCTGCCGGCGGTCGCCCAATCGAGGTGATCGAAGGCCCGCTGATGGGCGGCATGAACGTGGTGGGTGACCTGTTCGGCTCGGGCAAGATGTTCCTGCCGCAGGTGGTGAAGTCCGCCCGCGTCATGAAGAAGGCCGTCGCCCACCTGATTCCCTTCATCGAGGCGGAAAAGGACGCAGGCACCAAAGCCAAGGGCCGGATCATCATGGCGACCGTGAAGGGCGACGTGCACGATATCGGGAAGAACATCGTCGGCGTCGTGCTCCAGTGCAACGGCTACGAGGTGATCGACCTTGGCGTCATGGTGCCGTGGAGCAAAATCCTCGAATCGGCGGTCGAGCACGATGCTGACATCATCGGCCTGTCGGGCCTCATCACCCCTTCGCTCGACGAAATGGTGACGGTGGGCGAGGAAATGCAGCGCGCCGGGATGAGCATTCCCCTGCTGATCGGCGGCGCCACGACTTCGAAGGTCCACACCGCACTGCGCATCGATCCGACCTATGAAGGCCCGGTGGTCCACGTTCTCGACGCCAGCCGCGCGGTGGGCGTCGCCTCGCAGCTGCTGTCCGACACGCAGGCCGAAGGCTTCAAGGCA of the Novosphingobium sp. 9 genome contains:
- the metH gene encoding methionine synthase, translating into MTTPSSSGARFVNIGERTNVTGSAKFKKLVMAGDYPAAIEVARQQVENGAQVIDVNMDEGLLDAVVAMTTYLKLLAAEPDIARVPVMVDSSKWEVIEAGLKCVSGKPIVNSISMKEGEEAFLHHARLCMDYGAAVVVMAFDETGQADTKERKIEICERAYKLLVGIGFPPEDIIFDPNVFAVATGIEEHDRYGLDFIEAVVEIKARCPHVHFSGGLSNLSFSFRGNETVRRAMHSVFLYHAIPAGLDMSIVNAGQLDVYDQIDPALREACEDVIMMRRPGVGEDGKTSTERLIELAESYKGKDTVAEKAAEEWRGWDVTKRIEHALVKGIDAYVVEDTEEARAAIAAAGGRPIEVIEGPLMGGMNVVGDLFGSGKMFLPQVVKSARVMKKAVAHLIPFIEAEKDAGTKAKGRIIMATVKGDVHDIGKNIVGVVLQCNGYEVIDLGVMVPWSKILESAVEHDADIIGLSGLITPSLDEMVTVGEEMQRAGMSIPLLIGGATTSKVHTALRIDPTYEGPVVHVLDASRAVGVASQLLSDTQAEGFKAGVADEYEKVRIAREGKGQSELLPIADARANRFPADFALKPAAPLQPGLHVFEDWSLTDLIETFDWTPFFRSWELAGTYPAILDDEVVGESARSLHADALAMLDKIVAEKWLTAKGVCAFWPAHAEGDDVVLGDGTRLPFLRQQFKKSRGRANFCLTDFVDPAGNDWLGGFAVGIHGIDAHIERFKAAHDDYSDILLKALADRFAEAFAEKLHQHVRTRLWGYAPDEQFTNEALIREEYRGIRPAPGYPACPDHSLKPILFDLLKAQDNAGITLTESQAMLPTSAVSGFYFGHPDSQYFGVARIGRDQLEDYAARRGMDLKTAERWLRPNLD
- a CDS encoding GNAT family N-acetyltransferase, whose protein sequence is MFDINGWQVREAGEEDLEAVALVGSAAILETYAGLLQRADMLAFCRDGHSAAAYRGYLAKGGRIWLGEDTETGCPLGYALLCPPEIDHAQDGDIELKRIYTLTRMQGSGLGKALMAAALAGAQGHRRLLLGVNAKNVRALAFYARQGFETIGSRRFLVGSVEHDDYVLACDLTARDLLTAPTV